GAGGTCCTCGCCCCCCTGGACCTGGACGGCCTGGCCAAGGGCTACATCGCCGACAAGGCGGTGGAGGCCGCCCTAAGGGCGGGGGCCCGCGCCGCCTTGGTGAACCTGGGCGGGGACCTGGCCCGGCAAGGTCCGGGGGAGGCGGAGGTCCTGGTGGAAGACCCCTTGGGCCCCGATAACGCCCCCCCCGCCTTCCGCCTCCTCCTGGCCCAAGGCGGGGTGGCCACCAGCGGCGTGCGCCACAAGGGCGCCCACCTCCTGGACCCGAGAACCCTCACGCCCGCTTCCGGGCTCCAGGCCACGGTCCTGGCCCCTTCCGCCTGCCTGGCGGACGGCCTCGCCAAGGCCCTTTTCGTCCTGGGACACGAGGCCTTTCCGGTCCTCGCCCGCTTTCGGGCCCAGGGGGTGCTCTTCACCCCGGAAGGCCCCGTGCCCGGCCCATAGGGAGGAAAGGATGCTCAAGCGCTATTACAGCCGGAGGAGCTTTTTCAGGCGGGTTTTAGGCGGGGTTTTGGCCCTGGGCCTGGTCCGGGCCCAGGGCAAGCCCTGGCCCGAGGGGATGGAGCTTCGCGTGAGCTTCGCCTACGAGGGGGGCGGCTTCCGCTACCGCGCCCCCTACGTGGCGGTGTACGTGGAGGACGAGCGGGGCAACCTGGTGCGCACCCTGGGCCTCTTCCTCATGCCGGGGAAGGGGGAGCGGTGGTGGAACGAGCTCAGGCGCTACTTCGCCCTGGGGGACCTGGCCCGCATGCGGGCCCTTTCCGGCCCCACCCGGCCCCCGGGCCGCTACACCCTAGCCTGGGACGGCAAGGACGAAGGAGGCCGCCCTGTGGCCCAGGGAAGCTACCACGTCTGCGTGGAGTACGCTCGGGAACATGGGCCCTACGAGCTTTTCCGCCAGAAGGTGGAACTCGGCGAGAAGCCCTTCCAAAAGACCTACACCCTGAAGGGGGAGCTACAGGAGGTGCGCCTTGACTACGGTCGGAAGGCCTAGGAGCGGGACGAGCTCCTGGCGGGCCAAGCTTTACGCCTGGGCCCGGACCCTGCACCTTTACCTTTCCCTCTTGGCCTTCCTCTCCATTCTCTTTTTCGCCGCTACCGGCCTCACCCTGAACCACCCCGAGTGGTTCGGGGAAGGAAGGGTGCGGAAGCTTTCCGGCACCCTCCCCCACGCCCCTTACCTGGAGGGGGAAAGCGTGGACTGGCTCGCCCTGGCGGAGGACCTGAGGGCCTTGGGCCTCAGGGGGCGGGTGGCGGACCGGGGGCAAAGCGGCAGCCAAGCCTGGCTTTCCTTCCGCGCCCCCGGCTACGGGGCCGACGCCCAGGTGGACCTCACGACGGGAGCCTACACCCTAAGCCTCACGGAAGCGGGCCTGGTGGCGGCCCTGAACGACCTGCACAAGGGCCGGGACACCCCTTCGGGGTGGCGGTGGGTCCTGGACCTCTCCGCCCTCTTCCTGGCGGCGGTGAGCCTCACGGGGCTTCTCCTGAGCCTCCTTTTCCGCAAAACGCGCAAGGCGGCCCTCTTCACCCTCCTTTTGGGCCTCCTCCTCTTTGGGGGCCTGGCCCTTTGGGCCGCTTTATAGCTCGTCCAGGGCCTCCCTGGGCGCGCGCCGGGCGCCCAGGTAGCCCCCTTCCTTCAGGATGAGGGGGAAGAGGGCCTCCAGGGGACCCTCCAGGGCCAGGAGGTTCTCCCCGCGGAAGGCCTTGAGCCCCTCGGGGACGGGGCCCTCGAGGCCATAGGGGAAAAGGGCCAAGGCCCCTTCCCCCGGAGCCCCCTCCCCTTGGTCCAGGTAGAGGGCCACGGGCTCCAAAAAGCCGAGAAGGCGGGTGCGGTTGGCCTCGCGCCGGAAGGCCTGGAGGGCCTTGGGGCTTTCCGCCCCCTGCCAGAGGAGGAGGTCCGCCTCCGCGGCCAACCCCACCAGGCTGTACACGGCCAAAAACCCCTCCCGCCCCTGCCAGCGGGCGAGGAGGTGGGCGAAGTCCTCCTTCAGGTGCTCCTGCTGCTCCGCCTCCAGGCGGCGGAACTCGGGGAGGAGACGGAAGAGGGCGAAGCTGTGGACCATCTAGCCCACCCCCAAGAAGCGGGCCAGGTCCTCCTCGGAAAGGTACTTCCCCACGTAGAAGGGCCCAAACTCGCCGTAGCGGGCGGACACCTCGTCAAAGCGCATCTCGTAGACGATCTTCTTGAACTGGATGGGGTCCTCGCTGAAGAGGTCCACGCCCCACTCCCAGTCGTCCAGGCCCTGGGCCCCGCTGATGACCTGCATCACCTTCCCCTGGTACTTCCTTCCCGTTTCCCCGTGGGCCTTCATGAGAAGGGCCCTTTCCTGGGCGGGGAGCAGGTACCAGTTGTCCTGCCCCTGGCGGCGCTTGTTCATGGGGTAGAAGCAGACGTAGCCCCCCTTGGGCACCCGGGGGGTGAGGCGGGGCTTGACGTAAGGGGCCTCGGGGTCCAGGGGACCGGTCTGGCTTCCGAGCTCCACCACGGAGTAAAATCCGTAGGCGGGGCGAAGGAAGCGGGCGAAGCGGCTTTTGTTGAGGCGCGCCTCCACGGCCAAAAGGGCGTCCAGGCTTTCCCGCAGGTGCAGGAAGAGGAGGTCCGCCTTCTGGGTCACCACCTGGTAAACGCCGAAGGAGCCCTCCCCCCTGGCCTCCGCCTCCCGCCATTCGGCCAGGATGACCCGTAGCTCCTCCCAGGCGGCGCGCCGCTCCTCCTCAGGCGCGCCCAGCCAGGCCCCATAGTCCAGGTGGCGGAAATCGTGGAGGACGTGCCAGCCCTCGAGGGTAAAGGTGGGCTCGGGTACGTGCCTTTCCATGCTTCTCACTATACCCTTGGGGTATAGTCCCTTACATGGGTTTGGTGCAGATCGCCCTGGTCCTTTTGGTGATAGGCGTCCTGGGCCGCTTGGGAGGACGGCTTTTCGCCGCCTTAGCCCAGGCGGTGCCCGGAAGCCGGGACGACGCCTTTTTCCGCCTCTTGGGCTTCCTCTGGTGGGGGTTCTTGACCCTAGCGGGGGCTTCCTACCTGGTCCACACCCTGGGCCTTCCCCACGAGCCCTTCCGCACCTGGGGAGAAGGCTTGGTGCGTTGGGCTGGAGCCCAGGGGATAGCGGCCCTGGGCGCCTTAGCCCTCACCTACCTGGGCTACCGCCTCACCCCCCTCCTCCTGGGCCGACTCCCCGTGCCGGAAACGGGGGAGCTCACCCGGGAGGCGGTGCGGCGCAAGACCCTCCGGGCCGTGGCGGAATCCGCCCTGAGGGTGGTGATCCTGGTCGTTGGCGGGCTCCTCTTCCTCTCCAACTTGGGCCTTAACGTGACGGCCCTCCTGGCGGGGGCCGGGGTGGCGGGGCTCGCCGTGAGCTTCGCGGCGCAAAACCTCATTCGCGACTTCATCAACGGCTTTTTCATCCTCCTGGAGGACCAGTACGGGGTGGGGGATATCGTCCAGATCGGGAACGTGGGGGGGCAGGTGGAGCGCTTCACCCTGAGGGTCACGGTGCTAAGGGACCTCGAGGGCCGGGTCCACTTCTTCCCCAACTCCGAGGTGCGCCAGGTCACCGTCCTCACCCAGGAGTGGAGCCGGGCGGTGGTGGACGTGGGCGTGGCCTACAAGGAGGACATCGACCGGGTCCTGGAGGTCTTCCGGGATGAGGTGGAGCGCTTCCACCAAGACCTCGAGTGGCGGGACCGCTTTACCGAGCCCCCCGAGGTCTTAGGGGTGCAGGCCCTGGGGGACTCCTCCGTGGTGATCCGGGTCCTCTTCAACACCAAACCCGCCCAGCAGTGGGCGGTGGCCCGGGAGTTCCGCCGCCGGATCAAAAAGCGTCTGGACCAGGAGGGCATAGAGATCCCCTTCCCCCACCAAAAGCTTTACTTCGGAGAGCCCTTGCGGCTGGAAAGGGTGTAGGCTAAAGAGGATGCCGGGAGTGTACCAGGAGATCCTAAAGGCGCTCCAACCCCACTTGGGCCCTAGGGCCGAGGTGGTGCTGGACGAAGGCCTTAAGCGCCTGGGCAAGCGCCCGAACGAGCTCACCCCCAAGGATGGGGAGTTCCTCCTCAAAGGCTTGGTCTTCCGCGAGCTTCAGGCCCGGCTGCCTGCGGAACAAGCCCGGCGGGTGGTGGAGGAAACTTTAGAAAATATACAGGAAGCTCCCTTGGCCCTAGAGGACTTGGAGCGGGGCCTCAAGCGCTTCGGCCTTTACGTGGACTGGCCGGAGGTGGCCCGGCTCCGGGCGCTGATGAGCCGCCTCCGCCAAAACCCCGACCCCACCCTCCTCGCCGAGGCCAAGGCCCTTCTGGAGGCCCTAGAGGAGAAGCGGGAGGAGGCGCTTTTGCGCCAGGCCAAGGACCTAGCCCACCTGGAGGAAAGCCTAGAACGGGTGCGCCACCTGGGCGGTCCCAAGGTACGCCGTTTGGAAAGCCTCCTGGATACTATCCGTCAGGCTCACGGAGAAGGGCTTTTAGCCCAAGCGGAGGTGGAACGAGCGAGGGCGCTGGCCCTGGAGCTCCGCAAGTTCCTAGAGTCCAGCGCCGTGCGCGCCCCCACCTTGCCCGAGATGGTGTTCGAAACCCAAGAAGCCCCGCCCGAAGCTCCCAAGCACCCCACGGACGTCTTTCTCACCGTGGAGGAGGCGAGCGAGCTGGAAGGGGAACTGGTGATCGACCTGGGCCCCTTGTCCGAGGAGGCAAGCCAGCGCATCCAAGCCTTGGAGGTGGAAGAAGAGCGGCGCAGGCTGGAAAACCTCCTCGCCCGCCACGCCCACCTCCTGGAAAGGACCACGGTGAGCCCTCTCTTGGCCGAGGTCCAGGCCCTCTTGGAAGCGGGAACACCCGCTGGGGAAAGGCTGAAGGCCCTTGAAGAGGCCTTGGCCGAGGCGGAGAAAAACCTCAAGGCGGAAAAGCGGGCCCGCCTTATCCAGCTGGAGGAGGCCCTCCGGACCCTTCCCCTCCCCGAGGCGGCCAAGGCGCCTTTGGAAAACGCCTTGCGCTTGGCGGAGGAAACCCTCGAGGAGGGGGGCTATCCAGACCTCTCCCCCCTGGAAGAGGGCCTAAGACGCCTAGAGGAAGAGGCCAAGCGAAGAAAGGAGGAGGAGGCCCGCCTAGAAGAGGAACGGAAAGCCCTTCTGGCAGAGCTTTCCACCAAAGGGGAGGCCTTCACCCCCTTGGCCGAAGCGCTTAAAGCGCTCCCTAAGGAGCGCTTAGCGGAGGCCCTCCCCGAGCTCCGAGCCCGTTACGCCGAGCTCCTTAAGGCCAAGGGGGAAGAGGAAGCTCTCAAGGCCAAGCTGGAGGAGACCAAACAGGCCCTCCTCACCCTCAAGCCGGAGGCGGAGGCCCTGGGTCTTGCGGAGGAGGCGCAAAGGGCAGAAGAGGCGCTAGCCCGGGGAGAGCTTCCCGACCTCGAGGCCCTCCGCCAAAAGATGGCCCAGGCCAAGGCGGAAGCCCGGGAAAGGGCCTTGGCGGAGCTTTCCCGGCTCCAGGTGCTGGCGGAACGCTTCGTGGGCTTCGGCGGCGAGGCGGTTCTAAAGGCCATAGAGGAGGAAAAGCGCAAACCCTTCCCCGACCCCACCCCCACCGCCCGGGCCCTGCAGGCCCTGAAGCGCAAGCTGGAGGCCAAGCGGGAAGAGCTCACCACCCGCCTCACCGCCTTCTTCCAAACGGAGGCGCGCCTTAGCGGCTTGGAAAGCGAAACCCGGCGCCGCCTAAAACCCCTCCTCGCCTTCTTGCAAAGCGCCAGGGAAAGGCTTCCCCTCCTGGGCCCCAAGGGGCTTTTACAGGTGGAAAGGACCCTGAGCGAAGCGGAGGGCCTCCTAAGGGAGCTGGAGCGGGAGAAGGAGGCGGCCCAGGCGGTGCTCAAGGAGATCGGGCGGGAGGACCTCGAGGCCCTCCTCGGGGCCTTGGCCCCCGGGGAAGACCCCTTGGCCCGGCTCCGCCTGCCCGGGGTGGAGGCCTTGGGCTTCCTGGAAGACCCCCTGCCCCTCCCCAAGGAAGCCCTTTTAGCCCTAAAGGAGGCCCTGGACCGCTTGGACCAAAGCCTGGGGCAAAAGCGGGGGCCCGCAGCCGTGCTCTTCGGGGAAAAGGCCCTGGTGTTGGCCCCCAAGGAAGGGCGAAGCCTGGTGGCCCTCCTGGAACGGCCAAGCCTTTCCGCCTTCCTCCTGGAGCTTTCCGCCTAAGGGGGTGCTAGACTAAAAATAGTGGTCCGCGCGCCCGCCCTTTGGGAAAAGCTGGAGCCTCACCTAGAATACCTCCCCCCGGAGGACCGGGAGAAGGTGAAGGAGGCTTACCTCTTCGCCGAGGAAGCCCACCGGGGGCAGGTGCGCAAAAGCGGGGAGCCCTACATCACCCACCCGGTGGCGGTGGCGGAGATCCTCGCTTCCTTGCGCATGGACGCCGACACCGTGGCGGCGGGGCTCCTGCACGACACCCTGGAGGACTGCGGCGTGGCCCCCGAGGAGCTGGAAAGGCGCTTCGGCCCGGCGGTGCGCCGCATCGTGGAGGGGGAGACCAAGGTCAGCAAGCTCTACAAGCTGGCCAACCTCGAGGGGGAGGAGAAGCGGGCCGAGGACCTCCGCCAAATGTTCATCGCCATGGCGGAGGACGTGCGCATCATCATCGTGAAGCTGGCGGACCGCCTGCACAACCTGCGCACCCTGGAGTTCATGCCCCCCGAGAAGCAGAAGCGCATCGCGCAGGAAACCCTGGAGATCTACGCCCCCCTGGCCCACCGCCTGGGGATAGGGCAGCTGAAGTGGGAGCTGGAGGACCTCTCCTTCCGCTACCTTCACCCCGAGGCCTACCAGGCCCTCCTCTCCCGCATCCAGGAAACCCAGGAGGCCCGGGAGCGCCTGGTGAAAAAAGCCATGGCTGCCCTCGAGGAGGCCCTAAGGCGGGATGAGCTCCTCCAGGCCCAGCTCCAGGGCTTCGAGGTCACGGGCCGGCCCAAGCACCTCTACTCCATCTGGAAGAAGATGGAGCGGGAGAAAAAGGCCCTGGAGCAGATCTACGACCTCCTGGCGGTGCGGGTCATCCTGGACCCCAAGCCAAGCCCCACCGAGGAGGGCCGGGCCCTGCGGGAAAAGCAAGTCTGCTACCACGTCCTGGGCCTGGTCCACGCCCTTTGGCAGCCCATTCCCGGCCGGGTCAAGGACTACATCGCCGTGCCCAAGCCAAACGGCTACCAAAGCCTCCACACCACGGTCATCGCCCTGGAAGGCCTCCCCTTGGAGGTGCAGATCCGCACCCGGGAGATGCACCGCATCGCCGAGTACGGCATCGCCGCCCACTGGCTTTACAAGGAGGGCCTCACCGACCCCGAGGAGATCAAGCGCCGGATTTCCTGGCTCAAGAGCATACAGGAGTGGCAGCAGGAGTTTTCCAGCTCCCGGGAGTTCGTGGAGGCGGTGACCCGGGACCTTTTGGGAGGGCGGGTCTTCGTCTTCACCCCCAAGGGGCGGATCATCAACCTGCCCAAGGGGGCCACCCCCGTGGACTTCGCCTACCACATCCACACGGAGGTGGGGCACCACATGGTGGGGGCCAAGGTGAACGGGCGCATCGTCCCCCTCTCCTACGAGCTGCAAAACGGGGAGATCGTGGAGATCCTCACCGCCAAAAACGCCCACCCCTCCAAGGGCTGGCTGGAGTTCGCCAAGACCCGGAGCGCCAAGAGCAAGATCCGGCAGTACTTCCGCGCCCAGGAACGCCAGGAAACCCTGGAAAGGGGCCAAGGCCTCCTGGAGCGCTACCTGAAGCGCAAAGGGCTCCCCAAGCCCACGGACAGCCAGCTTGAGGAGGTGGCCAAGCACCTGGGCCTCCCCCCTTCCCCCGAGGAGCTCTACCTGGCCCTGGCCTTAAACCGCCTCACCCCCAAGCAGGTGGCGGAAAAGCTCTACCCAAAGGCCCTCCTCAAGCCGGAAAAGCCTAAGCCCGCCCCCAAGAACGAGTGGGGCATCCGCCTGGAGCAAGACCTCCAGGCCCCCATCCGCCTCGCCTCCTGCTGCGAGCCTATGAAGGGGGACGCCATCCTGGGCTTTGTCACCCGGGGCCGAGGGGTCACGGTCCATCGGGCGGACTGCCCCAACCTGCGGCGCATCCTCCAGGGGCCGGAGGCGGACCGGGTGATCGGGGCCTACTGGGAAGGCGTGGGGGGGAAGGTGGCCACCCTCGAGGTCCTGGCCCAGGACCGGACCGGCCTCCTGAGGGACGTGATGCAGGTGGTGGCGGAGGCGGGAAAAAGCGCCCTGGGCTCGGAAACCCGCATCCTGGGCCCCATGGCCCGCATACGGCTTCGCCTCACCGTGCAGGACGGGGAAAGGGAGGCTCTCCTGGAAGCTCTCCGGGGGGTGAAGAGCGTGCAGGAGGTGCGCTGGGTCTAAAGGGGCCGCACCCACACCTCCCGGGTCCGCGGCCCGTCAAACTCCGCCAGGAAGACCTGTTGCCAGCGGCCCAGCTTCAGCCTGCCCCCCTCGGCGAAGAGGAGGAGGTGGACCCCGGTGAGGAGGGTTTTCAGGTGGGCGTGGGTGTTGCCCTCGGCATGGCGGTCCTTGGGGTGGAAGCGGGGGGCGAGCTCCTCCAGGCGGGCCAGGAGATCGCGGGCCACGTCGGGGTCCGCCCCTTCCTGCACCAAAAGGCCGCAGGTGGTGTGGGGCACGAAGAGGTATACGAGGCCCGTATGCCCTTCCAGGGCCGCCTCCACCATCCGGGTAATGTTCACCAGGCCCTCTTCCGGCGTGCGCACGGTAAGCCTTCGCATACGGCCAGGATACCTAGCCCAGGCGCGTGACCCGCAGGACAAAGCCCTTTTGTAGGGTGAAGGTGCGGTCCAACCCGCCGAACTCCGCCTCGGCCCAAGCCCTAAGCCTCGGCATCACCTTGGCGTGCACCGCCTCGGGCACGGCCTGGGTGAAGGAATAGAGGCGCTCCTCCAGGGCCTCCAAGGCCTCCCGCACCGTGCGCTCCTCCCGCCACGCCACCACTGGGCGGGCTTTGGGCCTAAGGCCAAGCCGCTTTAGGGCCTCCTCCACCTGGGCGAGGCGCCTTTGGTGCAGGCCCCTTTCCACCCGCACGCCTTCTTCCGCCACCAAGGCCCGCCAACGCTCCTGCAGGGCGCACTCCTCCGCCGCATCCACCTGGTCCCACCCCTCCAGGAGCGCCCCTCCGGGCTTGAGCACCCTTAGGGCCTCGGCCAAGGCCTTAGGCCAGTCGGGAAGGAGGTGCCAAAGGTGAACCACAATGACCCCGTGGACGCTCTCCTCGGGCAGGGGGATGGCCCGGGCGTCCGCCTGCAAAAGCCGCACCTTGCGCATGACCCCCGCCGCCTTCTGGCGGAAGACCTCCAGCATGGCGGGGTTCACGTCCAAGGCGATGTAGGGAAAGCCCCGGGCGATGAGGGGCAGGGCGATGCGCCCCGTGCCCACCCCGAGCTCCAGCAAAATAGGCTCCTCCCCCCGGCCAGAAACCGCATTGGCGATGGCGGTGGCGATGCGGCCCGCCACCTCGGGCGGGTAAGCCCGGAGGCGGTCATAGGCGTAGGCCACCCGGGTGAGGGCGCTGGACATGTCCTCCTACATTGTACGGGGTATACTTCGGCCCATGAAAGGGCTCATCCTAGCCGCCGGGCGGGGCACGCGGCTCCGCCCCCTTACCCACACCCGTCCCAAGCCGGTGATCCGGGTGGCGGGCCGGCCCATCATCCACTACGCCGTGGAAAACTTACGGGAAGCGGGCGTGGAGGAGATTGGGGTGGTGGTCTCCCCGGAAACGGAGAAGGACATCCGCGAGGCCCTCTCGGGATACCCCGTGCGCTACGTCCTCCAAGAAGAGCCCCAGGGCTTGGCCCATGCCGTGGCGGTAGCCCGGGACTTCTTGGGGGATAGCCCCTTCGTCCTCTACCTGGGGGACAACCTCTTCCAAAAGGGAATCGGACGCTTCCTGGAAGCTTTCCGCGATGGGGCGAGCGCGGTCCTCGCCCTGGTGCGGGTGGAAGATCCCAGGCAGTTCGGGGTGGCCGTGCTCGAGGGCGACCGGGTGGTGCGCCTTTTGGAAAAGCCCCAGGACCCCCCCTCGGACCTGGCGGTGGCCGGGGTATACGTCTTCACCCCCGAGGTCTTGGAGGTCATCCAGGACCTCAAGCCCTCAGCCCGGGGGGAGTACGAGATCACCGACGCCATCCAGGGCCTCATCGACCGGGGCCGCCGGGTGGTGGGGGTGGAGGTCACGGGCTGGTGGAAGGACACGGGCCGCCCCAAGGACCTCCTGGACGCCAACCGCCTCCTTTTGGAGGAGCTTTCCCCCAGGGTGGAAGGCGAGGTGGAAGGAAGCGAGCTCACGGGCCGGGTGGTGGTGGAAAAGGGGGCCAAGGTGGTGGGAAGCACCATTATCGGCCCCGCCTTCATCGGGGAAGGGGCCCTGGTGGAGGGAGCCTACGTGGGGCCCTTCACCTCCTTGGGGCCAGGGGCAAAGGTGGTGCGCTCGGAGGTGGAGTATTCCATCCTCGAGGACCACGCCGTCTTGGAAGACGTGGCCCTGCGCCTCCAGGAGAGCATCCTGGGGGTGGGGGCCAAGGTGCAGAGCCGCAACGGGCTTCCCCGGGCCCACCGCCTCATCCTCGGGGACCTCTCCCAGGTGGAACTGGCCTAGATGGCGGGGCTCCTCTCCCTCCTCACGGAGGCGTACCAAAGCGGCGAGGCCCTGGCCCAGCGCCTCGGGGTGAGCCGGGCCGCCATCTCCAAGGAGGCGCATCGGCTTTGGGCGGAGGGCTTTCCCGTGGAGGTAAGCCGGCAGGGCTACCGCATTCTCCCCGGCACCCCCCTGCCCCACCTCTTCCGTCCCCCGGGGCGGCTGGGAAGGCCCTACCGCTACCTGGGCCGGGTGGGGAGCACCCAGGACGTGCTCCGGGCCTGGGCCGAGGCCGGGGCCCCCGAGGGGGCCCTGGTCCTGGCGGAGGTCCAGGAAAGGGGGCGGGGCAGGCGGGGGCGGGCCTGGGAAAGCCGCCCCGGGGTGAGCCTCACCTTTTCCCTCCTCCTGAGGCCCCGCCTCCCCCTCCCCGCCCTAGGGCTTCTGCCCCTTATGGCCGGCCTCGCCCTCTTCGAGGCGGTGGGGGTGGGGGGGCTCAAGTGGCCCAACGACCTCCTAAGCCCCGACGGCCGCAAGCTGGCCGGGGTGCTCCTGGAGGCCAAGGCGGAAGGGGAGGAGGTGGCCCACGCCCTTTTGGGCGTGGGGGTGAACGTGGCCTGGGCCCCGGAGGGGGCAGCCTTCCTCCAGGAGTTCACCCCCCTTTCCCGCCGGGAGGTCCTGGAAAGGTTCCTGGCCCGCCTCGAGGCCCTCCTGCCCCTCCTGGAAGACCCACAGGCCTTCCTCCCTCGCTACGCCCAAGCCTCCTATACCCTGGGGCGCCGGGTGCGGGTGGAAACCGCCAAGGGCCCCGTGGAAGGCGTGGCGGAGGCGGTCCTCCCCGACGGGAGCCTCCGGGTGGGGGGGGTGCGGGTGGGGGCAGGGGAGGTGGCCCTCCTAGGCCTTGAGTAAGCCGCGCTTAGATTTTCCTCATGCCTTGTGCTAGGATGAGGGCAGGTATGTTCGCCCGCATCTTCACCAAGGAAGAGGCGGATGCCCTCCTGCCCGAGATCCAGCGGGTCCTGGCCCAGATGCGCAAGGCCCGGGCCGAGCTCCAAGAGGTGCAACGCCAACTCCCCGAGGCCCGGGGGCTAAAGCGGCGGGCCCTGGAGGAGGAAGCTCGCTTCCTCATGGGCTCCCTGGAGGCAGACGCCCGCTACCTGGCCTCCTTGGGCGTCCTCCTCAAGGACCTGGAGCGGGGCCTGGTGGACTTCCCCGCCCGGGTAAAGGGAGAGGTGGTCTTCCTCTGCTGGCAGGAAGGGGAGCCGGAGGTGGCCCACTACCACCCCCTCTCCGGGGGCTTTGCGGAGCGGAGGCCCCTGGGGGAGGCCCCTAGCCTCCTTCCCCAGGCGGCGCGCCCCGGCGAAAGGCGTCCAGGCGCCTGAGGTCTTCCCGCACCAGGTCCTCCCGCCCCGCCAAGGACTCCAGGTGGTGGCGGAGCTCGTGGAGGAGGGTTTCCCACACCTCCCCTTCCCAGTCAAACCCCGGCCCGGCCACCGCTTGGAAGGAGCCGTAATACAGGGCGATGTGCCGCCCCAGGCCCTCAAAGCCCCCCAGGGCGCTGGGAGGGCCGGGGTCCAGGTACTCCCCAAGCCGCCACACCCCTGGAAGCCCGGGTTCGGGCTTGGCCCCGGGCAGGACGTGCACCCCCTGAAGCCCCCGCTTGAAGGCCTCCGGGATCTCCTCCCAAAGCCGCTCCACCAAGCGCACGAAGGCTTCGTAGGTCATGGCCGATGGTAGGGGTGGCCCGCCCTTAGGGTGAGGACCCGGTAGAGCTGCTCCATCAGGACCAAAAGGGCGAGCTCGTGCTGCAGGGTGAGGGGGGAAAGGGAAAGGAGGAAGTCCGCCGCCTTCCGCACCGCCTCGCTATGCCCCTCAGACCCGCCCACCAAGAAGGCCACCTTCTCCCCTTCCCACCCCTGGAGGAGCCTAAGGAAGCCCTCGGTGGAAAGGAGCTTCCCCCGCTCGTCCAAGACCACCTTGCGGTAACCTTCCGCCTTGGCAAGGAGGTCCTCCTCCTTGGCGAAGAGGACCTCGAGGGGAGCGTACCGCCCGATCCTTCTGGCGTACTCCTCCACCCCAAGCCGGGCGTAGGCCAGCCTGGGCTTTCCCACCGCCACCACCCGCAGGCGCACACCCCCATCCTAACGGGGTATACTCGGGGCGAAGGGAAAGTGGGGCCAAGCCCACCCCCGAAAAGGAGGCCCAAGGCCCTTACCCAGGGCAGGCTTCCCGGCGCCACAAGCGCCACGCAAGGAGGGTGTTATGGTAAAGGAAACCCGCAGGTTCCAGCCCTTCACCCCCGAGCCCATAAGGCTCCTAGGGGAGAAGGGGGAGTGGCTGGGGGAGTTTCCCCTAGACTTGGGAGAGGAAAAGCTCCGCCGCCTCTACCGGGACATGCTGGCGGCCCGGATGCTGGACGAGCGCTACACCATCCTCATCCGCACCGGCAAGACCAGCTTCATTGCCCCCGCCGCTGGCCACGAGGCGGCCCAGGTGGCCATCGCCCACGCCATCCGCCCCGGCTTTGACTGGGTCTTCCCCTACTACCGGGACCACGGCCTGGCCCTGGCCCTGGGCATTCCCCTAAGGGAGCTCTTCGGCCAGATGTTGGCCACCCAGGCCGACCCCAATAAGGGCCGCCAGATGCCCGAGCACCCGGGCTCCAAGGCCCTCAACTACTTCACCGTGGCGAGCCCCATCGCCTCCCACGTGCCCCCCGCCACTGGGGCCGCCCTCAGCATGAAGCTCTTGGGCACGGGGCAGGTG
This genomic stretch from Thermus sp. LT1-2-5 harbors:
- a CDS encoding glucose-1-phosphate thymidylyltransferase; this encodes MKGLILAAGRGTRLRPLTHTRPKPVIRVAGRPIIHYAVENLREAGVEEIGVVVSPETEKDIREALSGYPVRYVLQEEPQGLAHAVAVARDFLGDSPFVLYLGDNLFQKGIGRFLEAFRDGASAVLALVRVEDPRQFGVAVLEGDRVVRLLEKPQDPPSDLAVAGVYVFTPEVLEVIQDLKPSARGEYEITDAIQGLIDRGRRVVGVEVTGWWKDTGRPKDLLDANRLLLEELSPRVEGEVEGSELTGRVVVEKGAKVVGSTIIGPAFIGEGALVEGAYVGPFTSLGPGAKVVRSEVEYSILEDHAVLEDVALRLQESILGVGAKVQSRNGLPRAHRLILGDLSQVELA
- a CDS encoding metallopeptidase family protein codes for the protein MTYEAFVRLVERLWEEIPEAFKRGLQGVHVLPGAKPEPGLPGVWRLGEYLDPGPPSALGGFEGLGRHIALYYGSFQAVAGPGFDWEGEVWETLLHELRHHLESLAGREDLVREDLRRLDAFRRGAPPGEGG
- a CDS encoding DUF2203 domain-containing protein is translated as MFARIFTKEEADALLPEIQRVLAQMRKARAELQEVQRQLPEARGLKRRALEEEARFLMGSLEADARYLASLGVLLKDLERGLVDFPARVKGEVVFLCWQEGEPEVAHYHPLSGGFAERRPLGEAPSLLPQAARPGERRPGA
- a CDS encoding 23S rRNA (pseudouridine(1915)-N(3))-methyltransferase RlmH — encoded protein: MRLRVVAVGKPRLAYARLGVEEYARRIGRYAPLEVLFAKEEDLLAKAEGYRKVVLDERGKLLSTEGFLRLLQGWEGEKVAFLVGGSEGHSEAVRKAADFLLSLSPLTLQHELALLVLMEQLYRVLTLRAGHPYHRP
- a CDS encoding secondary thiamine-phosphate synthase enzyme YjbQ codes for the protein MRRLTVRTPEEGLVNITRMVEAALEGHTGLVYLFVPHTTCGLLVQEGADPDVARDLLARLEELAPRFHPKDRHAEGNTHAHLKTLLTGVHLLLFAEGGRLKLGRWQQVFLAEFDGPRTREVWVRPL
- a CDS encoding class I SAM-dependent methyltransferase → MSSALTRVAYAYDRLRAYPPEVAGRIATAIANAVSGRGEEPILLELGVGTGRIALPLIARGFPYIALDVNPAMLEVFRQKAAGVMRKVRLLQADARAIPLPEESVHGVIVVHLWHLLPDWPKALAEALRVLKPGGALLEGWDQVDAAEECALQERWRALVAEEGVRVERGLHQRRLAQVEEALKRLGLRPKARPVVAWREERTVREALEALEERLYSFTQAVPEAVHAKVMPRLRAWAEAEFGGLDRTFTLQKGFVLRVTRLG
- a CDS encoding biotin--[acetyl-CoA-carboxylase] ligase, producing the protein MAGLLSLLTEAYQSGEALAQRLGVSRAAISKEAHRLWAEGFPVEVSRQGYRILPGTPLPHLFRPPGRLGRPYRYLGRVGSTQDVLRAWAEAGAPEGALVLAEVQERGRGRRGRAWESRPGVSLTFSLLLRPRLPLPALGLLPLMAGLALFEAVGVGGLKWPNDLLSPDGRKLAGVLLEAKAEGEEVAHALLGVGVNVAWAPEGAAFLQEFTPLSRREVLERFLARLEALLPLLEDPQAFLPRYAQASYTLGRRVRVETAKGPVEGVAEAVLPDGSLRVGGVRVGAGEVALLGLE